TCTTGGCTTCACAAGATGGGAAGATAGTCTGTGAGAACACCCTTGATGCACGGTTGGATGTTATTTTCAAACAGAAACTGCCTGAGGTGTGTATTTAGAGATCAAATTGAATAATCTTTGTCCTTTGTCCTAACCACTAGTAGCCTAATTTTTTGAGTAATGCTAGAAACgcaattttttcacaatttttttcataatttgctAAGATGGCAATTTGTGATTAGAGCATTTCATAAAGACCCAATATTGACACTACTTTATTATGCTAgcttaaaaatttgttaaaattttttatcactagacttattgtaattttttatgccATTGTCCaatgacttctctcatgataTCAACCCAAACACTTTTGGCTCATTCTTCAAAATCCATTTTGtatgtatcaatttttttatattaaaaataaagtaatgaAAAGAATATCCTATATTTATGGCGAGAAAACATTTTTAGTTGAAATATTAAGAATCTTATACAATGGCTGACTTGGATCAGATAAATTTCTGAGCATTATTATGTATCAAAAAgatatataaagcatttatttaatttcttctcTTAATTTATCTTTCCTGAAGTTTGATGTTGTGTTGCTTAAAATCTCCAACGTGTATATTTATTTGCAATAACTTGAGTGATTGCATTTGAATTTCAATAACAAATATGGTTTATGCCTAACTGTATGAGTTTGGACAAGGAATTGTAACTGAGATGATGAAATCATGGCACTAACAAAAGTTTTGATAACctttttttgttcaattgatAGGACTTATAAGTAACactaaaaaactaatttatttttcatacttgcaGATCCGAAAGCGCCTTCTAGGATAAGTATCAGATACTTATCCTTCCCGTTGCACCAGTTTTTGCTAAGGACGGGCATGCATGTTTCCAAGTGGGTGCCTAGTCTCCTGCAGAGTCAATTGTTTACCTCTGGAAATAAGTAATGTTTTACTGTGGTTTGTTCTCTATTAAATTGAAAAGAGTAATAGTTTTCATCTTCATTTAAAATTCTTACTTTCTTTTACATGTACATGCTGTTGGCATTTAACAAGAATGATGTTTTAGGAATTAAAATAATCCTGTTGGTGTACAAAAACAATCAAGAGTTTAAACCCTTAAGCATTCTGCAAATGCTTAACATTATGAAAACTCTTCCAATAAAATAGCATTACTGTGAAGGGATATCTCTCTAAATCAAATGTGAGAATACTTTTCCCAACAATTCTTGTAGTAATAGTTACAGGCAATTTTACAGTGTTGAAGAAATGCTAATAATATATCACTATACATATGGGAATTTGATGCATATAAGTGTAATGTGTGCATGTAAGCCTTGAGAAGGTAATAGAGTATGATTTTGAATATAATAGAACCACGAAAAAGAATATGTGGCTAACTCTGATTAGtatgttgaggatccatagtcAACCATGCTCATGAGTTAAAAACCTATTTTGAGTTAAATTATTTGTTATAGAGCCATGGGAAGGGTTAGTTGACTATTGCAATTAAGGAAATTTTGGTTGGCATTCTAAATAAATTCTGAAGAGTTGGCAGCTGATATCAGGTTGTTGGACACAAGCACCTTTGGTCTTTTGAGCGTGGCCAACTAGGGCAGTCCCATTGTTCCTCTATCAGTGCTGCATGATCCTATTAAACTGAATGCCATATCATAAAGAAACATGAACTTGTATACACTCAAAGCCTTTGGTTCTCtttagaaaacaaaatcaaatataaacaCTAAAGCTAGGAAACAGAATGCCTCCTACTCCTACCAGATTTCCCGTCTGCTCCACGAGACTTCCGACCATTTTTGTGCCTCTTTCCTCCTGCTGGACCGCTAAAGATTCCAATCCTTCCAATCCCTTTAGAGAGTGAGGTCAAGAAAGTTTTTCCATTCCCTGCTTTATCAATCATCCCTTGTTTCATAAACGTCTGCTCCTTCTCTAACTCGCTAAGCCTCACTCGCATTCTTGATACCTCAAGCTTTAGTTCTCGGTTTTCTCTCCTAAGTGAAGCATAATTATCTCGAGGGGACATTGCAGCACTGGGGACACCACTGCTAATTCTCTGCGACAGAAATCCATCTCCAGAACTTCCTGACAAAGCATCCTTCAGACGAAGCTGCTCAAAATAGAGGACTCGCACTGCCATCTGTACTGGGAGTCTATCATTCTGTGCAGCATGATTGCATGCTTCCTGAGAGAGCTTTTGGCAGTCTATGAACTTGCAGAGCTTCTTGCATTCATTATCAGTTAGCATTGAATGAGCCttaaagagaaaacaaattataaaatgttAGAGATTAGCAGGGgaaaactggaaaaaaaaagtgttctaCACAGTTTCATAGCATTTTACAAGTCCGTAATGAGAATTAAAGTTCAATATGTACacttatttgttgaaaattggCAAAAGAACAATTGTACCTTAAAAAGATTGACttaaaaaagttgtacataagcAAATTAGCTAATAAGTTGATGGTTAGAAACTACTGATATTAGATGCAAGAAGATCAtcttttgaaacataaaaaatcgTCACTTCcaatgaatgaaaaatgaaatcaagCATAATAGAAGACACAAAAGTAAGTTTGATAATAGTAGCAACTAAGTAGTGTATAGCGTGGGTGGCTGTGAACTGCAAGATCTATCTTTGGTTGCAACAATAATGGAAATGATCTGCCAAAGGTTACTTATAATTTTAAACCATTGATATTGCAATATTTACCTTCAAATAAATATCAATTGCTCTATAAAGCCCATCATCAATGACACGAGCATAATCAGGCAGTATctcaatcatagcaataaatTTCTGTAGACTCAGATAAGGATCAGGGGCAATTTCTGCAAGATATGCATCAATAAGCTGCCCTACTTTCAACATAGAACCATGGCTTGGAGAACCAAGGCATTCTGATTCATAGCCATAATCTTCATTTTCCTCCTCTTCAATTCGCTGCAGGAAATTCACCAATATCCGATGGACAGTATCAACATCAAATAATGAATCCCCAGTTTGGACAGATGGTATAAGCAGATCATCAAGTAAAACCACTTCCAACCTAAGAGCTATCCTCCTTTCGAGCTCAAGCTTGCATGCAATGGTAGCATCCACCATGATAGCCATCCTCAAcatcccaaaaagaaaattcatggGAATGGAAGAACTTTTCTCTGTTGGCATTAGACTAACAAGAGTTTCCACAATTGCCTTCTGGTCATTTTCTACCAAGCCAGAAGTTGGTCTGGTCCTTGCTGGATTCCATATTTGACACTTTCCAATGCCTTTTAATGATGCTTGAGCATAATGAACTAAAGATCCGACAATGCTATCAGGTCGAACACCCATTCTCCCCATGGCACAAATAACTCTCTGATAGAAATCAATCCTCAGCACTGAGAGATCTTCAACCCACCACTCAAGACAACCACTCCTAAGCTCCGTAGATTCACTGTCACATTCTAACCTAGACAAACCTGATACTAATTGTTCCTTGCAAGCATTCATGGCAATAGCCTCCACACATCTACTTGGAATTCCAACCTCCTCTGCTATTGGAGGTAGCATCTCACAGGTGGATAAGACTTCCACTGATTTTTCAAGACTTTGAACCACAACCTCATTCAGGTAAACCTCCGTTCGTTCAATGAGATT
The sequence above is drawn from the Quercus robur chromosome 7, dhQueRobu3.1, whole genome shotgun sequence genome and encodes:
- the LOC126692589 gene encoding BTB/POZ domain-containing protein At3g08570; the encoded protein is MVSETSFSSYNRSPTPKFCNSFTTRIFSDVAGDVTIVVDGESFLLHKFPLVSRSGKIRKMVADAKDSNISKLELLDLPGGPQTFELAMKFCYGMNFEITCANVARLRCAAEYLDMTENYREENLIERTEVYLNEVVVQSLEKSVEVLSTCEMLPPIAEEVGIPSRCVEAIAMNACKEQLVSGLSRLECDSESTELRSGCLEWWVEDLSVLRIDFYQRVICAMGRMGVRPDSIVGSLVHYAQASLKGIGKCQIWNPARTRPTSGLVENDQKAIVETLVSLMPTEKSSSIPMNFLFGMLRMAIMVDATIACKLELERRIALRLEVVLLDDLLIPSVQTGDSLFDVDTVHRILVNFLQRIEEEENEDYGYESECLGSPSHGSMLKVGQLIDAYLAEIAPDPYLSLQKFIAMIEILPDYARVIDDGLYRAIDIYLKAHSMLTDNECKKLCKFIDCQKLSQEACNHAAQNDRLPVQMAVRVLYFEQLRLKDALSGSSGDGFLSQRISSGVPSAAMSPRDNYASLRRENRELKLEVSRMRVRLSELEKEQTFMKQGMIDKAGNGKTFLTSLSKGIGRIGIFSGPAGGKRHKNGRKSRGADGKSGRSRRHSVS